In a single window of the Populus alba chromosome 16, ASM523922v2, whole genome shotgun sequence genome:
- the LOC118044527 gene encoding scarecrow-like protein 13: MQTSQKHRAAGIHRFYHQPVQEIDPYGLSHIQILDNNMYSDGGSQGAAISFQTDQGEFFTLESSSATAGSVNYDSPAASISSNRSPFSPQGSHSCISDPHHSPDTLYGSPLSGSSSADEDNILRQKLRELEISLLGPESDITDSGSFCFVSGGYQAESSASWDWNQMMEVIPRLDLKHVLLACADAVSNADIQRAAGLMHVLDQMVSVSGEPIQRLGAYMLEGLRARLELSGSKIYRALKCEAPISSDLMTYMGILYQICPYWKFAYTSANVVIREAVEYEPRIHIIDFQIAQGSQWSVLMQMLACRPGGPPVIRITGVDDSQSAHARGGGLDIVGQRLSKVAEECNVPFEFHDVAMDGCEVQLEHLRVQPGEAVVVNFPYVLHHMPDESVTTWNHRDRLIRMVKSLSPRIVTLIEQESNTNTKPFFPRFIETLDYYTAMFESIDVGRPKDDKQRINAEQHCVARDIVNMIACEEAERVERHELLAKWRSRFTMAGFNQYPMSSSVTTAVRDLLKEYDRNYSVQERDWALYLRWRHRDMATSSAWS, encoded by the coding sequence ATGCAAACCTCTCAGAAACACCGAGCAGCTGGTATCCACAGGTTTTACCACCAGCCAGTGCAAGAGATCGATCCATATGGTTTATCTCATATCCAAATTTTAGACAACAATATGTATTCAGATGGTGGCAGCCAAGGAGCTGCAATTTCCTTTCAGACAGATCAAGGTGAATTCTTTACCTTGGAATCATCTTCAGCAACTGCTGGTTCCGTTAACTATGATTCTCCTGCTGCCAGCATCTCATCCAACAGAAGCCCCTTTTCACCCCAGGGTTCCCATTCATGCATTTCTGATCCTCATCATTCCCCAGACACTCTATATGGATCTCCATTGAGTGGATCATCCTCTGCTGACGAGGACAATATATTGAGGCAGAAATTAAGGGAGTTGGAAATTTCTTTGCTCGGGCCTGAGTCTGATATTACTGACAGTGGGAGTTTTTGCTTTGTGAGTGGAGGATACCAAGCAGAATCATCTGCAAGTTGGGACTGGAATCAAATGATGGAAGTGATCCCTAGGTTAGACCTTAAGCATGTGCTTCTTGCCTGCGCTGATGCAGTATCAAATGCTGATATACAAAGAGCAGCAGGTCTAATGCATGTCTTGGACCAAATGGTGTCAGTCTCTGGAGAGCCGATCCAGCGGTTGGGTGCTTATATGTTGGAAGGCCTTAGGGCAAGGTTGGAACTCTCAGGAAGTAAAATCTACAGAGCCTTGAAGTGTGAAGCACCAATTAGCTCAGATCTGATGACTTACATGGGTATTCTCTATCAGATCTGCCCATATTGGAAGTTTGCATACACATCAGCTAATGTTGTCATTCGAGAAGCTGTGGAATACGAACCCAGAATTCATATCATCGACTTCCAGATTGCACAGGGAAGTCAGTGGAGTGTTCTAATGCAGATGCTTGCTTGTCGGCCAGGTGGGCCCCCAGTAATCCGCATAACTGGTGTTGATGATTCTCAATCTGCTCATGCTCGTGGTGGAGGACTTGATATTGTGGGTCAAAGGCTGTCAAAAGTTGCCGAGGAATGCAATGTGCCATTTGAGTTCCATGATGTTGCCATGGATGGTTGTGAGGTTCAGCTGGAACATCTCAGGGTCCAACCTGGGGAAGCTGTGGTTGTGAATTTTCCTTATGTGTTGCACCATATGCCAGATGAGAGTGTGACCACTTGGAATCACAGAGATAGATTGATAAGGATGGTGAAGAGTTTGTCACCAAGGATTGTGACCCTCATCGAGCAAGAATCCAACACCAACACCAAACCATTCTTTCCAAGGTTCATTGAGACTCTAGATTATTATACAGCTATGTTTGAATCAATTGATGTTGGTCGCCCCAAGGATGACAAGCAGAGGATTAACGCAGAGCAGCACTGTGTGGCTCGTGACATTGTCAATATGATTGCCTGCGAGGAAGCTGAGAGGGTTGAACGGCATGAACTTCTTGCAAAGTGGAGGTCTCGATTTACAATGGCAGGATTCAATCAGTACCCGATGAGTTCTTCAGTGACTACTGCCGTTAGAGATTTGCTAAAGGAATATGACAGGAACTATAGTGTTCAGGAGAGGGACTGGGCTCTTTACCTTCGGTGGCGACATAGAGACATGGCAACTTCTTCTGCCTGGAGTTGA